Part of the Triticum urartu cultivar G1812 chromosome 2, Tu2.1, whole genome shotgun sequence genome, CCGTAGAACGCGCGAGCCACGGAGGAGAATTGAGGGGAGCAGGCGGTACCGACCTATGGCCGCGCCGGATCGGAGGGCGGGGGCCGGGGGCGGGGGTTCGAGGCGATCGTCGCGGGAGGAAGCGTCGGGCGTGGGGATTGGGGTGGGTTTCTTCCGTTCGCCGGCGTGTGAAGGGGAAGAAGTTGAAGGAAGTGCCGATGCGGGCACGCCGCACGCGGCTGCCTCATCTGTACGTTATCGGGCTCGGGCTTGGGCTGGGTCCTGGTCAATCCGGTCCGACCTGGGTGGGCAGAGCCGTGACGGATTCGGTTTGCTTTTCGGACCCGCGGGGCCCACTTCAGGCCCAGGAAGGCAGGTGATGCGGGATGATGGGCCGGCCGGTTTTGCGCCCTCTCCTATCGTGCTGCCGTGTGACACCGGCCGCTCCGGCCTCCGGCGGCCGCGGCAGAAAGCGAAGCTCGACCGCTCGAGACTGGAGCGGCGCGACGGCGTGGCTCGCCCGGGTTCTTGTCGGCACCCGCGGCTGCGAGCTGGCAGTGTGGAGGAGGAGGGCGGCCGGCGCCCGCGTCCGGGTCTTCCGTCTGCGCGCCTATCGCGTGTGAGTCCTCTGCTTAGCTTGTTGCTTCGGTTCCGTGGAAATATCGCTGAAATCTTCCGGGTTAGACCGAATGCTCAAATTATTTTATCGTCGGTCGTAGATTTTGATCTCGGGTGCCTCGAAATCGATCGCCCAGAACTACCGACCAGCGAGCTCTGAAGGTTGTCACGCGCCGCTCCTGCCAAAACCAAGAAATTATTATGTCTTGGACTAAAAAAAGAATCGGAATGGGAAGTATTCGATCTTATATTTCTTTGAATGGGAGTACTATTTATTTCTTGATTCTCCGGCTAGCATCATTACTTCCTTCTTCAATGGAAACTCTCTGTTTTGGCTCGGTTTAAACCCAAAAAAGGCTTCTGCCACACGAAACCTGCTACGGTTAGGAAATGAACAAAAGGTATCAAGAGGTCCCTCACCGTCATTTGCAATGCAATTGCCCCCTATTTGTCAAGTACCCTTCTTCCTATATAGTTTAGGGAGTTAATGTAGCCCTATCGAGTATTTTAGTGGTAAGATTTATAGGAACgaaaaaatatgatttttttttcctttcatttCATTAGGGTGCGAGGGGTTCTTATTCCACAAGAACGAAATTACCTTTTTCAATATACTACAGGTTTTTATTTAGAAAAGACAATATTTCATACTGAAGGATTTGGATCCATAACCACGAGTTCCAGTGCACTAAGGTCTTGTAGCCCTTGGCAACGAGGCCCTATCCAATAGTATTCCTCATAGAAAATCCATTCTAAAAAAACAACTAAACAAACTTGGGGTTTGTGAGCCAAGGTAAGATTGAGGCGGAGGAGGATGGAGAGGTGCTAGCTTGGCAAGATAGGAAGTTCAATGTGTATGTAGACCTCATGTAGATTTGGTTTCACTGTTACCACCCTTTTCGAGATCTTATAGGATTAGCAAGATGTTCTAGTGTTAACTATAGAGAAATTTAATTAATGAAATATATCTAAAAAGAAAGGAAGCCATGTCTTTGTGAAAGTCTGAAGAAAAAGGATTTTGAATCTTCCTTTTCCCTTTTCCCTCAGAAAAATGACTCAATCAAAATCCGGTCCTAATAAATGTTAATTGCACAGAATTTTGGGAAACTTGGGAGTAAAACAAAGACTATCTTATTCATTCATTCAAATACTGTATCCATGAGAAAGTACCAACAACACAGCATCCATCCAGTTCCCCTACCGCGACAACACGGGGACTCAACAGGAAAAAGTTCATCACTGAATCAAGAACGGTAACAAAGGACAAGCAAAGGCATAACACCCTCCGATCTGTGCTCCATCACTGAATCAAGAACGGTAAAGCGGAGCGCTCGCCCGCCATTTATTTCTCTGGTAAGGACAAATCATTTGCCCGAGGTCTCGCCCTCAACAGCCAATGGGACAGTTTCAGCCTGCACACAACAAAGGCACAGAGAAATTAAGTCTCAAGACATGAACCGAGCTGAAATTATCAAGGTGGTCGAACGCAATGTCATGGCACATACCATTTTGCGGTACTTGAGGGCGTAGAGCATTTCAAGGTAGCGACGAGTCTCGCGCCTGTCGAGGTTGGAGACGTACTTCCAGAAACCATAGACACCAGAAAGGGTCATCAACCTCTCAGAGTACAGCTTCCAGGTGTACCTGCGTCAAGATCCCAGGGCATCAATCTCAGCTCAGTGCTGTTAAAAGAGTCAGAGCATGTGCATCAGATGGTAACATAGATAGGTAACAGAGAATTGCATATGTACTTCTCCTCGATGCGCTGGAGTCCTCCCTGCGAGATCTTGTTCCAGTGGCTCGGGTCTTCCTTGCACTTCCCAAAGAAGTCCACAAGCAGTGCGGAGGCCTTGTCATTCTGGTAAGGATCGATGTGGTAGCCGGACACACCATTCACAATGATCTCAGCTGGACCACCATATGCAGTGGCGAATGTTGGAAGGCCACATGTCATGGCCTCTATCACAGTAAGACCGAAAGCCTCATAGAAAGCAGGCTGAGCACAGGAAGCCAAACATGAAAAAAGAGCGTCAGAACTAGTAAATGTCGTGATTCAGTCATAGTGAGTTCCTAGGTTGACAGTGTCCTTCACCTGCACAAAGGCTCCCTTCATGTCGCAGATGTAGCGGTAGAGCTCACCATTGCGGACACGGTTCATCTGAGCAGAGATCCAGCGGATGTGTCCAATCAGGTTGTACTGTTCAATAAGATCAAACATCTTCTTGAACTCTGCCTGCTCCTCCTTGTCCTTGGACACCTTTCCATGGTCACCACAGACAACCACTAGGTTTACCAGCTCCTGTAGGCGAGGATTCCGCCCATACATTTCTACCAGGCCAGTCATATTCTTGACACGGTCCAACCTAGCCATCGAGAAGATGATCGGCTTCTTCTTGTCCTTCAGCACAAATCTGGAGAGGTAGTCAAGTTAGATAACCAGCACGGTAGGCAATCTATTTTATAAGTCAAGAGTtatatatgattatacttgtgcTCAGCATTCTCAATATCACTGAAGAGTAGCTCCTCAATCTCAGTATGGAGGGAGGTAAGCCTCTTCTGCTGTTCAGTGTATGGGAAGTAGATGGACATGTCAGCACCAGGGGAGACGATGTTGAACTTGGGGTCGAAGACATCAATACCATGGACAACACGATAGAGGCCAGGCATTGTGAATGCCATGTGCGACTCGTACTGCCCTACGGTGTCCTTGCTGAAAATTGAACGATAAACATTAGATCAGTTTATCCTATTTGCAAATGACCACGGCGGTGTTTCTGTGAAAGAGAGAATCTTACTTTCCGGCAATCTCTTGGAAAGTACTGGTGATGATGAAGTCGGCATGGTTCATTGCAATCAGGTCGGCTGTAAACTGGCAGGAGAAGTGGTAGTGATCCTCGAATTTCTTCCAGTAAAGGTCGGAGTTGGGATACTTGGTTTTCTCAAGTGCATGAGCAATGGTACACTGCACATGAGGAAATAAGAATTATGATAGGATACTACGGAGATGAGAATACATCTTGTACTGAGCAAAGGGGTAGAATGCGTACATGGGTAACTCCCAACTTGTGAGCTAACAAACATGCGACTAGGTTGCCATCACTGTAGTTTCCAATGATCAGGTCAGGAGTGGCCTGCAGCTCTCCGGCGATCTCGTGTGCCACATCCTGAAAGCAACAGGAAAAAAATTATGGATTGCCATTCTAATGAAACGCTACAAACAACCTGCTGGAAAGTGAAATGCATACATCAGTGTAAGCTTCCAGGTAAGGCCAGACTTCAAAACGCGAGATCCATTTGCGAACAATACCATCTTCTGTTTTGAATGGCACACGCAGGATGTGGGTGTGCTCGGTGCCAAGGACCTTCTCGAGGCGCTGGCCACAGGTGGTGCCATGTGCATCAGGGAGCAACCTGGTGACCTATGTAAGGCCAAAGAGACCTCATTAGGAATCAATTATAAGTTTATAACAGAGAGCTCATATTCGATCATGTTGGGTACTAAACTTACAATTAGAATCTTTGGTGTAATGTCGAGACCTTGCTGCTTGATTCTCAACAGCATCTCATTCTCCATAGCACGGACTTGGTCCAAAATGTAAACAACCTATGGGTTGCCATGACATAAGATAATTGGTGATAACAAAGATTTCATAGTGTTCATTTTATCAAGAGGAAATATGTCAAACTGTCAAAAATGATGTAGGGGATTCTACCTGTCCACCAGTATCAGGGTACCCCAAGACATTGGCCTGAGCAAAGTAACCATGAGGAGAGAGGATAACGACATTGAACACCATTGGGATTGTTCCGAGGAACTTCTCCAAGGAGGATGGATCAGGGGCCTCGAGAAGGTCCAAGAGAAGGTGGATAGTCTCGCTCGCACGCTGAGCACAGTCGCCCCAACCTTTCTCCAAACCAAGTTCCTGGAACCTGAATTATGCAACGATTTTAGTTCTTTGTTGAGAACAATAAGGATTTCAGTGATCATGTGTATGATGATTATATACAGTACCGGTGGTGGAACTCTGAGTAAGGGGTGTCAGCTGGAAGGCCTGACAGATGTGTCTCTGCCTTCCTGAGTGCACCTTGGAGGGTACCGAGACTGCGAATCCTGTCGTTCAACATCATGGTctgaagaaagaaagaaaatattACATGCTCGTCATGATTAAGCAGCAGGTATGGTAGTTCCAGTTTAAACTTTCAGTTGGCTCATAGATAGCAATCAGGCTTTTGCACTTACTTAAAGAATTTGTTCTAAAACTTTTTTTACATACAAAATGCACATATCATCAGGGCAAATGCCTGACACATTAAGTAAGATCGTGTCTATATTTTCTTGCAGGCTGACTATGCTCATATGCTGCCTTTAGATATATCTAAGAGATCGCCATGCCATTAACAAATGATGTAAGCCTGTCAGTTTTCAACAACAAAGATGTAGTTTCTATAGAATCTTCAGCAAAGATATAGTCGAATCATCCAATCTACAAAGCCAAACGATCCAATCTACAAAGCAAGACACTGGAGAGTGTAACCTACCATCCCCTTGTAGTTGTGCGCGCGAAGGAAGTTGAGCAATGGGTACATGCTCTCCTTGTCATGGAACAGCTTCGATGACAAGTGCCTGTTCAGGAACTGCACACCGTTGCCAATGGACTTCGACAGCGATGGGCGCGGGAAGGAGGCGTTGAATGGCTCAAAGTCCAGCTCAAGCACAAAGTTGTTATCGATGCTGCAATTTGAACAGAAGAAGTGTTATATAATAAAAACTAAGGTATAATCTGACTTCTTGAATCTTAATAATTTCACAAAACCACAGATACCTTCCATTCGCCAGTTGTTCCTTGAACTGCAAATACTCAGCGACGCTCAACTCCTCAACACCAAGCTCGCTCACATTGACCCTCACATACTCCCAGACGCCGGGCCTTGGCCGGATGGCGAGAGCAACCCATGGAGGGATGACAATTGCCTCCTATATGAGAAACCAACAGATCAAGAGCTGAACATCACTGGAATGACAGTGCAGTGCGTTTTGGTGGTGCAAACCTGTGCGCCCCTTAGGAGATCCTCAAAGGCGGTGTCCTTGAGCTTCTCGCGCTCGGCCTCAGGGATCGCGGCATTGTACTCAGCAGTGATCTGATGGGGCTGCAGCATCCCCTTTCCTTGGTTAACAAGCCTGAACAAGTTATCGTGTAACAGCAGGTGGGTCAGATCTATCAACAAACGTTACTTGAACAAAGTGTGGTAACAATTGTAGCAGTAAGAAAATGTTCAGGTACTTTGTTATAGTATGAATACAACTAGTATTAAGAAAGAAGTTAAAAGACAAATGGAAGGAGCGGTATTATATAGAAATGCAGGAACAATTGTTGAAACTTCATCATCAGTTCTTTTAATGGCCCTTGGTACAAATTTTGTAAAGAAAAAAATCATTGATCCAGCTCATACTATAGCATGACATAGAAATACGCAAGGCAACCACAATTCATCGCTTAACCGTGTCTCACATGCAGAGATTTGTACAAATTGGCAGCCAGTCTAGCCTGCAAAAGATCAGGGACAGACCTTGAGAAGACGGCGACGAGCTCATTGGTGTGCGCAGAGAGGGAATCACCGATGCGCTCCCTCACGCTGTGGATGCGGCTCAGGGCACGCTCTCCGGCAGTCTCCCCCATTGCTGTCCTCAAACCTGAACAGCGGAAACAGTCATGTAAATCTGAACAGCAGAAACAGTGGAGCCTCCTCCCACACAACAGGGCGCTCTGTCCTGGCAACGATGCATGAGCTCTACTGATATATAGAgccggaggaagaagaaaggtTGGCGTGGCGTGCAAGAGTGCCTAGAAGCCTGTGCTTTGGGAACCAGATCATGGGATTAGCGTGAGATGTATTGTAGCCGTTTCTTGCGTGGCTTGGCAAGCTAATTAAAACTGACCAAAGTATATGAGTGAGCACAGGAGCACGGAACTATTGCCGGGCAGGCTCTCCAGTTTTCCAATGGAGGACATGCAGATAATAGAAACGGATCAAGTAATTTAGTACTCCTAGTATTATACAATGACATGCACATGATCCACAAGGCAAGAAGCTTAATTAATTACTGGCCTTGGAAAAACTTTGGAGTACAGAGTTAATAGCTTTGGTCTGCAGGAAAAGTTAATAGCTTTAACAAGTTGCATAAAATAGGAAGCAAAAAAAAAACTGCTAGATTTACTTTTGCATTCCAGAAACTC contains:
- the LOC125536295 gene encoding uncharacterized protein LOC125536295, encoding MAAPDRRAGAGGGGSRRSSREEASGVGIGVGFFRSPACEGEEVEGSADAGTPHAAASSVRYRARAWAGSWSIRSDLGGQSRDGFGLLFGPAGPTSGPGRQVMRDDGPAGFAPSPIVLPCDTGRSGLRRPRQKAKLDRSRLERRDGVARPGSCRHPRLRAGSVEEEGGRRPRPGLPSARLSRILISGASKSIAQNYRPASSEGCHAPLLPKPRNYYVLD
- the LOC125536293 gene encoding sucrose synthase 2 produces the protein MGETAGERALSRIHSVRERIGDSLSAHTNELVAVFSRLVNQGKGMLQPHQITAEYNAAIPEAEREKLKDTAFEDLLRGAQEAIVIPPWVALAIRPRPGVWEYVRVNVSELGVEELSVAEYLQFKEQLANGSIDNNFVLELDFEPFNASFPRPSLSKSIGNGVQFLNRHLSSKLFHDKESMYPLLNFLRAHNYKGMTMMLNDRIRSLGTLQGALRKAETHLSGLPADTPYSEFHHRFQELGLEKGWGDCAQRASETIHLLLDLLEAPDPSSLEKFLGTIPMVFNVVILSPHGYFAQANVLGYPDTGGQVVYILDQVRAMENEMLLRIKQQGLDITPKILIVTRLLPDAHGTTCGQRLEKVLGTEHTHILRVPFKTEDGIVRKWISRFEVWPYLEAYTDDVAHEIAGELQATPDLIIGNYSDGNLVACLLAHKLGVTHCTIAHALEKTKYPNSDLYWKKFEDHYHFSCQFTADLIAMNHADFIITSTFQEIAGNKDTVGQYESHMAFTMPGLYRVVHGIDVFDPKFNIVSPGADMSIYFPYTEQQKRLTSLHTEIEELLFSDIENAEHKFVLKDKKKPIIFSMARLDRVKNMTGLVEMYGRNPRLQELVNLVVVCGDHGKVSKDKEEQAEFKKMFDLIEQYNLIGHIRWISAQMNRVRNGELYRYICDMKGAFVQPAFYEAFGLTVIEAMTCGLPTFATAYGGPAEIIVNGVSGYHIDPYQNDKASALLVDFFGKCKEDPSHWNKISQGGLQRIEEKYTWKLYSERLMTLSGVYGFWKYVSNLDRRETRRYLEMLYALKYRKMAETVPLAVEGETSGK